DNA sequence from the Vanrija pseudolonga chromosome 7, complete sequence genome:
ACAATGgccacgccgaccgaccTCGAAACAAAGTCCCCCGTCCCCTCGATCCTAGGCACCGAGAAGCGCGAGTTCGTCCTCGGCAAAGGCGACCTCGCGTTCGTCGGCGAACAGGGGCacaacggcgccgcggcgacgtaCCAGACTGTCGATGGCGCTCCCGTCGAGAAGGAGTCGCCGCTGGGGTATAATGTCGGGTGGTGGACCGCGCTGTTTTTGAATGTCTCAACGATGGTGGGCACTGGTATTTGTgagtcggcgaggacgcgagTGCAGCGAGCGCTTTGTCGAAACAACTGACTGACGCGTGCCACAGTCTCGACGCGTGAGTAGAAAGACCACGTCTCGACTTGGCgcctgacgccgccgcagcatcCGCCATCCTCGCAGGTACCGGCTCCGTGGGCCTCTCCCTCATCTACTGGTTCCTAGGGTACCTGATCTCCATCTCGGGCGTGAGCGTGTACCTCGAGCTGGCCAGCTACTTCccctcgcgcagcggcggcgaggtcgtgtacctcgagcaggcgttcccgcgcccgcgccactTCTTCCCCGTGGCGTTCGCGTTCCAGACCATCATCCTGAGCTTTATGAGCTCGAACGCGTACGTGATCGCGTTCTACATCTTCCGCATGGCTGGCCGCGATGGGGGAAACTGGGAGACGAAGGGcgtggccgtggctgcgCTCACCGTCGTCTGTCTGATCGTGTTTGCGAGCAATAAGCTGAGCTTGCGGCTGTCGaacgtgctcggcgtcgtcaagATCGCGACCTTGCTCTTGTGAGTGGGAGGTACAAAAGGACTGGCTGACGCCagcatcaccaccaccggctgggctgtcctcggcggcgcgttcaaatcgcgcgtcgccgacccgcACGCCAACTTCCGTAACGCGTTCAACGGTACCTCCAAGGACGGCTACGGCATCTCCAACGCCCTCGTCAACATCATCTTCAGCTATGGCGGGAGTACGATGGCGTTCAACCTCAGCAACGAGGTCAAGAACCCCGTCAGGACGCTCGGGTTGAGCGCCAACGCGGGCGTGACTATCACGTTTTTGCTGTATCTGCTCGTCAATGTGGCGTACTTTGCCGCCGGTGAGTGGCGCGACGTCCTCTTCTCATCTCCactgcctgcccgcccgcgctctcgctcgctcgctcgctgacactcGCTCCCTCACGCAGTCCCCAAAGCCCTCATCCTCACCTCGAACCAGACCACCGCGTTCCTCTACTTCTCGACCCTGTTCtccgagcgcgccgccaaagTCCTCACCATCCTCCCCATCCTCAGCGCCACCGGCAACATTATCGCCGGCACCGTGGGCCACACGCGCATGGTGCGCGAAGTGGGACGGCAGGGCGTGCTCCCGTTCACAAAGTTCTGGGTGTCGACGTAcccgctcggcacgccgggcggCGCGATCCTCTCGACGTGGGTCGTGAGCGCGCTCGTCATCAtctgcccgcccgccggcaGCGCGTTCAACTTTATCCTCGCGCTGCAGAACTACCCCAACTCGCTGTTCCTGGCGTTCATGACGCTTGGCCTGTTTCTCATCCGCCGGCAGAGGGCTCGCGCGGGCCTGCCACGGTCGAGCTACCGCTCGTGGACGTTCGTCGTGGTGTTTTACCTCGCCGCACAGGTGTTCATGCTCGTCATGCCCTGGgtcccgccgagcgcggggaTCAACGCGAGCTCGTTTGGTTTCCTGTACGCTGCGTCGTCGATCACTgccatcggcctcgtcgcgctgtgCTTTGTCTACTATGCCGTCTGGGTGTGGGTCCTCCCCCGCCTGGGCAAGTACGAGCTGCGCTCAATCGTCATCCACCTCGATGACGGCAGCGTGGGCCACTCGCTCGTGCGTGTCAAGAATGCCGACCTCGCAGAGTGGGACGCCAAGCACGACCCCGCTGGAAACTCGATCACCTccggcgacgaggctgaCCAGGCCGAGTTCCACGTCGTGGAAGAACTCAAGGTCTAGGGGGTTATTACGAGCCACATACTCATGAGGTCGTCTAGGGGGTTATCAAGTACGAGCCACATATACATGCAAATGTCCACTATATATCAACTACTACTACTGCTAATGCCTGCGCTGACCCGGCGCATCATAACTGTCCCTGTACTAGCCCCCGCGCGGCAGGTCGCCGGTAGCCATCGTGTCTACACTCCCCGCAGCCGACAGCGGGCGGTCAAAGGGGCGGTGCGGCGAGTCAAAGCCCCGCTGTTgctgtcctcctccttgtccgcCTCCGCTGCCGGGAACGTTCTGCATGGCGTATGCGTCCTGGCCGTAGCCTAGGCCGCAGTCAGAGGGGTTTTCTTGCCATCAGGCGTGGTTGCGTCTACAGCAATCGCGCCGTGGTCGTTGGACTcacccgtcgccgccggctggtTGGTGTACCATCCGTTCTTGTTGGGTTGGTTGGCCTTCTTGTTGCGGTTGACGCAGAACATgagctggggtgtgagtgggagcGGCTGGGGGTTTCGCTTACGATAGCaccgagaaggaggacggcgccgataCCAGCTCCGACTCCGATACCGATCTTGGCGCCGGTGCTCaggctcgacgaggacgccgagctaCCCGCCGTAGTGTCGGTCGGTGCGGACGAGGGTTCGGCGACTGTGGTGCcgtggctcgtcggcgcagccgaggaggaagtcgGCGGGTGGTAGGCGTACTTGGCCTTGATGATGTCCGCGGCCTTCTCAGCAACGCCGTAAGTCGACGCCATGAGATGCGCAGCGACATGCAGAGGCATGAtggacgcgtcgacgacacggacgtTCTGCGTGCCGTACACGGTGAGCGTGGtgtcgacgacaccgccCGAGTCCTTGGGCAGCatggcggccgtggcgagcGGGTGGAACTCGGTGCCGGACGCGGCCTTGAAGGCATTGACCAGGTCCTCGCCCGTGACGTTGGCACCGGGCGACTGCTCGCCGGTGATGATTGCACCGAGCGGGCCctgggcggcgagcttgcgcacCCACGCGACAGCAGCAGACATCATCtgggtgtcggcgtcgacgccaaagTAGTCGGGGTCGATGAGGGGCGGGTCGAacggcgacgcggacgcgAGGGCGACATGGCCGCGCGAGTACGGGTGCTGCAGCGCGATTTGGATCGCGATGCTCGACGCGTCCTTGCCCCAGAGGTGCATGATGATCTCGAACTGGCCCGCGTCGGTCGGGAGCTGCGTGTTCTGGATACCGTACTGCGCCTGAATACCCTTCTGGAGGGCGGCCGGGAAGCCGTACTtgctcgacacggcggcAGCCGTGCCAGCGGCGTCAGGCGCAGCGGTGAAGCcaatgtcggcggcgttgatgTAGCCGATCGCCTCGTTGACGTACGTGAGCGGgccgtcggccgtcgcctgccactgggcgagcgcggcgtcctgcgcgccgctcacGTTCATGGCCAGGTTGAACCACGTCTCGAGGCCCGCCTGGATCGAGAAGTACATGCCGAATGAGACGTGGTCGTGGAAGCCCTGTCCGACGGgaaggtcggcgagcacgggcaGCCCGAGCGGCTGGAGGACCGAGCTGGGGCCAATGCCCGACAGCTGGAGGAGCTTGGGCGAGttgatggcgccgccgctggcgtgAGGGGTGATCAGTGGCGCTCAACACGCGGGTATAGAGGGGACTCGACTCACGAGACAATGACCTCCTTGTTCGCAAACACCGAGTACTGCGTGCTCGCGGCGTCCGCCTGGAACTGCACGCCGTTGGCGGTAAGGTTGCCGCCCATCGTGTTGTTGAACATGATCTTGGTGACCTGCTGGCGCGAGAGCACGGTGAGGTTGGGGAACGCGGCCTTGGGGTCAATGTAGGCTGTGCGCGAGTCGGAGCGCgcgcccttggccgcgtccATCGTCGACGGGGTGATGGTCACGCCGTGCACATTGCCCGACGCGAGATCCTTGTTGGTGAACCCGAGGCTCTGCCACGACGGCACCCAGTTGGCGACGATGGGGTAGATGTATTTTGAGAAGCTGGGAGCGTCAGTGCGTGTGCTCGCGCATGCGGGCAGGCCAGCAGGCTAGTCAGCATACCCGATCTGAAGGGGTCCGCCCGTGCCGTGCGACTTGGGGTCGAGGATGATGTGGAACTGGTCCGCCTGGGCCTGGGGTGGCATCTGGACGTTCTCCGCCTTGTTGATGTACTTTTGCATCTCGGCCCAGTTCCaggcgaccgcgccgccggggtTGAGTGCTACGTGTGTgtcagctggctggcttcCAAGGCGTACGCgtccgagtcgcgcgcgtggGCCCGCGCGTGGACCAACCAAGTGTGGCACAGTGTGCAGGCcgcacacccacacacccacacgcccacacgccccacaccacaccacactcacctccCCAGGCGTCATAGTCGTCACTAGAGCCACGGCACCAGAACATGCCGTTGatcgcgcccgagccgccgaggcccttgccgagcgggTAGTTTTTGGCCATGTTGAGCGAGTCGGTCATGTTGACAGTCTTGTAGCCCCAGCCGTAGGGGCCGGCCGACAGGCCCTTCATGTACGCGAagcctggggtgtgagcgctACTCCACTCGAGCTATCCTTGTTCGCTCCGCTTGCTCACCTGGGACCGTCTCTTGGATCTGCACGTCCGAGCCGTCGCCACCAGCCTCGATGACGAGCACGGTAAAGTTGCTCCACTCAGCcaggcggccggcgagcgTGAGGCCGGCAagaccgccgccggcaatgATAAAGTCGTAGCTCTTgcccgcgacgtcggccggGTTGGTCGTGAGCGCACGCTTGAACATGCGCACGTTGGGGTGGTTGGGGTTGTACGCCTCGCTCGGATTCCGGAtcgtgagcgcggcgacgaggttgagcgccaGGAGCGCATACAGCGCGAGTGTGAGCGCGCGACtcatggtggtgggtgggaaGAGAGTTGGTTGGGGATGAGTTCTATCGGGGGCAGCAGGCTGCAGCTACCTGCCCCTCTATTAATCtacttgctgctgctcgcagTGCTCGCAGAAACAATCCGCACGGCCAAGACTTGACGCTCCCTGGGCGGACGGTGCGCGCTCGCTCCCTGTCATTGCGTGGGCTCCGTGGGCCGagcgagggtgagggtgtgtgtgtgtagaCAGAGCAAGTCGGACACTCTCGCAAGCAAACGCGTGCGGGTGGCTCCGTTGTCGAGTGTGTGAGAGTGAGCGAGatgtcagccagccagccaagcagcagcacaccagATCAGCAAGGAACAATACACCAGATTCCAGGGAGCCAGCCCTACTCGGCTTGCTTTTGCTCCACGCGCATGCCGGCAGCGTTGCCGCCGTAGTCAGGAAACGGCAGAAAATGCCACACACGCCACGGGGCCTGCAGGAGCGTggcgtcaccgccgccaatcCGCGAACGCGAGATCCTCTCGTCGTGCCTCGTCTTTCTTTGGCCTTCACGTCAATGGGCTTTGCGTGGAGCTAGAGCCACGCTGCTCGTCTGCTGGAATGCAGTGCGCAGGGCGTTTCAGAGTCTTGAAGGAGGAAAATAGCCTTTTGGTCGGAGGACATGATGCTTCTGCCCATGCCATGTGCTGTGCATCAGCCCTCTGTGGACATTAGACATCGAGCACCTTCGAGCACGTCGGGCACCCAGACCGACCACACCCAAACTCTCAGGCCCAGCTCCCCCTCGATGGCTGATACATGGCTGACCCCCGGCCGCTtggcacgccggcgacgcgggcaAGCAGCAAGCGCTTGGCCGTCCGTCTCTGCGTTTCTCCGCATCCATCCGCAGTAATACAAATCCACTCCGAATGTAtggccgctcgctgccttgCGTCCACTCGTTCGCTGGCTCAccgccgctggtgctggctggcgccgagcgcacgggCCCTCGTACAGGCGGTACGCGAGAGCacgcaagctcggcgccgcgcgaaAACACAGTCACGCGAGGAGCGTAAGAGTGCGGCGGGgtgctgggcggggcgggcagCGGGCGAGTTGAGCTGTTGGATTGATATATGACCGTACCTCACCGCGCGGAACGAGCGGTGTTGTACCGCACATGTCGCGAGCGACAGAGCAGGGACCACTGCGTCGTCACCGCATCACCGCGATCAATACCAACCGTCATTTCAGCAGCTGGGGTGAAACACCAAGCAGTGCATCACGGCGACTCATGCGCCTGTGTGAGGTTGCGCCAAGGGGCAGTAAGTGTATCAGCCTGCCGGCGGCTGGGTGAGCCGTAGCAGCGCAGAGGCGTTGCACGCAACTTGAGTGTGGTGAGTCGTGGTGAGCTTGAGCAGCAGCTACTACTGCACCGTGTCCCTCGGCTAtcacctcgccgtcaccgtctCGTACCTCTCGCTCGGGGATACAGTGCGCGGCCCTCATGAGCAGTGGCCAGagaagccgagcgcgacTTGACTTCGGGACACGGCGAGGGatgaccaccaccccgcagTAGTGTCGGACAAGTCCGAACCCCACAAACAGCACAAAGAGCCCCGCACAACTCGTCTGCACCGTCCAGCAGCTCGAACTCGTCGTATGCACGCTGCCGGGGCAGATGTCCCGCACTATGCCATGCTTGCCTGCTTGCGCAGCAGGCTGACGCGCCGATGTACGAgtcagcgccgcccgcggtCGATAACAGCCGCGTCACATGATGGTTGTAGGCTATCTCGGCGTCCGGCATTCCGGCAGCCAAAGTGAACAACAAAGTGACTCTTCGGGCAtgggcgccgcagcgcgagCCGGCTACTTaaggcggcagcgacgacgcgacacgcgcatcatcctcctcatcatcacACACTCACAATGAACGGCGTAGCTCTAGTCACAGGCGGCTCTTCCGGCGTGCGTCGTTGCGTGTCGTGTCCTCTCCGCCTGCTTGCTGACGTCTTCAGATCGGCGCAGCGACCGTCAAGGCATTCCTGGCCAAgggcgtgcgccgcgtcgtcatTGCCGACGTgtcgccgctcgacgagtcgATCAGCGCATGGCAAGCCGAgttcgccgacgcgcagctgctcgccgtcaaGACGGACGTGGCCGTCGAGGCTGAAGTCACCGCGCTcatcgctgccgccgtcgagaagTTCGGGCGCATCGACTACGCCGTCAACTGTGCCGGCGTCTCTGGGGGCGGCGCGTTCGCCGAGTTCTCGACCGAGACGTGGGACCGTACCACTGGCGTTAACGAGCGCGGGGTCTTCTTCTGCatgcgcgagcagctcaaggTCATGGCCGATCAGGACTTCGGAGAGTGAGTTGGcgtgggtgggcgtgggctggcgtggggcggcgagcgtgggCTCGCATGGGTGTGGGCGCACACCGGTGAGCTGACACTCCACAGAGCCAAGGACGAGCGCCGAaagcagcgcggcgcgatcGTCTCCGTCGCTTCCCTCTGCGGCCAGGTCGCCATCCCCCAATCGGCCGCCTACATCGCCTCCAAGCACGCCGTCATCGGCCTCGCAAAGTCCGCGACGCTTGAGTACGCGGGTAAAGGTATCcgggtgtgagtgggcgcgcGGGTGCGAGGGAGCTCAAGCGAGGGAGCACGAGCAACACGACTGACTGACGGGTATAGCAACTGCGTCGCACCCGGCTGGATCGACACGAACGTGAGTGCTGCACTGCGTGCTCTCGCACCCCcgtgcgctcgctcacccGCCCAGATGACGAACACGGCCCGCGCCAAGGTCATCTACGACTGGGGCACCAAGCCGGACCGCACGCCGatggggcgcggcggcatccccgaggagattgccgacGTCATCGTCTTCCTATGCTCCGAGGAGGCGAGCTTTGTCACCGGCGCGACGTGGAACATTGACGGCGGATACATGTGTTTCTAACTAGTCTATGCCTCGCACTCGATGTACTCGTACCCGCGCCGGAACTTGCTGAGGGCGCGGTAGTCCCCCCGCCAGGAAGGCCactcgcggtcgaggcgcACGACGAACGGGCTGAACTGctccacggcggcgcggacgacgaacgcgccgccgtcggaGGAGAAGCGGATGGCGCGGGTACCCCACTGCACGAGCAGGATCGGGTAGCTGCCTGCGTAGGCTACGACCttgggcagcagcgcgtaCAGCTCGGGCCGGGTGTGGTAGAACGTGAAGAGGGACAGCGGGGTCGTTGGGCGTAGGAGGGATGCGGGGCGCGAGGGGCGGTTGCCCATGTTGGTGCTGCTTGCTGGGTGTAAGCTGCGCCGAGTCGCACTCAGCCCTCGAACTCACTTTGAGAGGATGCGGTGATGATTTTATTTTGGGAGGGAGTTGGGCGAGGCCAGGCTGCGCGAGCACTCTTATCAAGCACTCAGAACGCATCTCAACAATCCCATGGTATCCCCATGGCATTGCTCAACCTCGTGCCAGGCGCGAGGCCTTAGTAGACGCGAGGCCGCGAGGTGGCCTCGAGGCAGCGCCACCGAAGCGGCATGAAGAGAACGAGGCATCCTGTCACACCGTCAGAACAcagcccggcggcgccgaagccTGTCAAGCTTCGAcacgaggcggcgtcggcatgaTGCATTGCTCAACCTTTCCCACCTCTCACCCGCCGTGCATGCATCAGCGTTAAAGCGTTGCCTTGAGTGCCTTTGGGGCGAGAGAAGAGTGACAACTGAGAAGTAAGAAGCCAAAGTCAGTCACGTGCCGTGTTCATCAGTGGCCTAGTGGGAATCGTGGGGAGTGAGCCTTGACGGCtccaccccgacgccgacgccgacgccgacgcctaCAGCATCGACAGCAGTACCAGCTCCGAGAGGCAGCAGCATAGTCTACTGAGGCACTTGCATGCCTAGGCCGAGACTCAAGCGTTGCCGGGCCGGGGTGACTGACTGCCCACCGCGAGACCGCCctgccgagcgagcgcctTGTCCGACGGATCCTCGGCGGGGTCCAAGTTACCGCGCGTTGCCCTCTCATTGTTGCCCCATCCATCACTCTAGCCCATTCATCTCATCACTGTGCACTCTGCTCCGCGCTCCGCTCCACGCCGCTCCACTAACCGCCCACCCTCTTCGGCGTCACTGCTCACACGACTCGTTGTCGCTGTCCCGCCACCCAGATTTCCACTTACGGCAGCATTAAAAAAAGAGGgaacagccagccagccagtcgcaCGACGTCATGGACAGACAAGGGCGACCGACGGCGACCGACAGTTAACACCGCATCAACAACCAGTTGTCATCTTGACACCTCACACGATCACTCACCATGTCCATGGGCCAGagcaagagcaagagcaagagcaagcgcgcacgcgcgcgcgatgccgacgccgacctcccGCGCGACCTGCacgaggaggtgggggagcACCCTACCGCCGGGGCAGTCACCCATGTCATGGGCCTGGCCGACGCACAGCgcatcgaggacgacgtcgaagATAACCTCAAGCTGTGGGGGCTGACAGAGGCCCTGCGGAATGGGTGAGTTGGAGCCGGGCGCATCGTGCTTACACTCCACCAGCTACCTCCCGTCcaacgcgcagctcgacatTGCGCTCACGAAACTCGGCGACCTTATCCAGCCTGAGCGCGCGAAGAACGGCGACACAGAAAAGGCGCTCGAAGCCCTCGTATCGCTATCACGGACGCTGCGAAAGGCCATACGGCAGAAGAACGCAGACCAGCTCATCCAGGACACGGCGTACCTCGCTTTCCAGGAGAGCCgggacgaggtcggcgagcggaTAACGCGGCGGGTGACCAAGCTGCCGAGTGTGAAGAACCCGCCGTGGGAGATcaaggaggcggcgacggcagcggatggcgcgaggccggcgatCGCGCGACAGCCGTCGGGGTCGTCTCTCGCGTCCGGGGAGAGCACGTacacgacggcgtcgtcgacggcgcacGACCCAGACGTCGCGGTTAGTCCCAAGAGCAAAaaggacgtcggcgcggtcaAGATGGAGCACGCGTCGCGCCAGGGCGAGCTgttcgtcgccgcgcgccatgtGCGCACACTCGGCATGATATTCGCGACCAACTCTGAGCTCCGCGCTGCtctgggcgagctcgtcgccatcgcgcgcgatatggccaagaaggcggacaaggacgagctgaaggaggagaagaagcgcgcgaagaaggcgcgcaaggagaaggaggaggaggagcgcgagcgcgagaagaaggagaaagagaaggagaaggagaaggggGTGGCGAATGGCACGGCGGATGGGTCCGGTGGGAAGAATGAGCCGGGGGCCAAGTctgcgtcgacgagcccacAACGCTCGACGTGGAGCGACTGGGGTGCAGGCCAGTTCGACCTCCTGCACATGTCTatgccgtcgctgccgagcttCCCCAGCCCGCCGAGTAGA
Encoded proteins:
- the MUP1_5 gene encoding High-affinity methionine permease — translated: MATPTDLETKSPVPSILGTEKREFVLGKGDLAFVGEQGHNGAAATYQTVDGAPVEKESPLGYNVGWWTALFLNVSTMVGTGIFSTPSAILAGTGSVGLSLIYWFLGYLISISGVSVYLELASYFPSRSGGEVVYLEQAFPRPRHFFPVAFAFQTIILSFMSSNAYVIAFYIFRMAGRDGGNWETKGVAVAALTVVCLIVFASNKLSLRLSNVLGVVKIATLLFITTTGWAVLGGAFKSRVADPHANFRNAFNGTSKDGYGISNALVNIIFSYGGSTMAFNLSNEVKNPVRTLGLSANAGVTITFLLYLLVNVAYFAAVPKALILTSNQTTAFLYFSTLFSERAAKVLTILPILSATGNIIAGTVGHTRMVREVGRQGVLPFTKFWVSTYPLGTPGGAILSTWVVSALVIICPPAGSAFNFILALQNYPNSLFLAFMTLGLFLIRRQRARAGLPRSSYRSWTFVVVFYLAAQVFMLVMPWVPPSAGINASSFGFLYAASSITAIGLVALCFVYYAVWVWVLPRLGKYELRSIVIHLDDGSVGHSLVRVKNADLAEWDAKHDPAGNSITSGDEADQAEFHVVEELKV
- the xptC_1 gene encoding Dehydrogenase xptC; the protein is MSRALTLALYALLALNLVAALTIRNPSEAYNPNHPNVRMFKRALTTNPADVAGKSYDFIIAGGGLAGLTLAGRLAEWSNFTVLVIEAGGDGSDVQIQETVPGFAYMKGLSAGPYGWGYKTVNMTDSLNMAKNYPLGKGLGGSGAINGMFWCRGSSDDYDAWGALNPGGAVAWNWAEMQKYINKAENVQMPPQAQADQFHIILDPKSHGTGGPLQIGFSKYIYPIVANWVPSWQSLGFTNKDLASGNVHGVTITPSTMDAAKGARSDSRTAYIDPKAAFPNLTVLSRQQVTKIMFNNTMGGNLTANGVQFQADAASTQYSVFANKEVIVSGGAINSPKLLQLSGIGPSSVLQPLGLPVLADLPVGQGFHDHVSFGMYFSIQAGLETWFNLAMNVSGAQDAALAQWQATADGPLTYVNEAIGYINAADIGFTAAPDAAGTAAAVSSKYGFPAALQKGIQAQYGIQNTQLPTDAGQFEIIMHLWGKDASSIAIQIALQHPYSRGHVALASASPFDPPLIDPDYFGVDADTQMMSAAVAWVRKLAAQGPLGAIITGEQSPGANVTGEDLVNAFKAASGTEFHPLATAAMLPKDSGGVVDTTLTVYGTQNVRVVDASIMPLHVAAHLMASTYGVAEKAADIIKAKYAYHPPTSSSAAPTSHGTTVAEPSSAPTDTTAGSSASSSSLSTGAKIGIGVGAGIGAVLLLGAILMFCVNRNKKANQPNKNGWYTNQPAATGYGQDAYAMQNVPGSGGGQGGGQQQRGFDSPHRPFDRPLSAAGSVDTMATGDLPRGG
- the xecD gene encoding 2-(R)-hydroxypropyl-CoM dehydrogenase yields the protein MNGVALVTGGSSGIGAATVKAFLAKGVRRVVIADVSPLDESISAWQAEFADAQLLAVKTDVAVEAEVTALIAAAVEKFGRIDYAVNCAGVSGGGAFAEFSTETWDRTTGVNERGVFFCMREQLKVMADQDFGEAKDERRKQRGAIVSVASLCGQVAIPQSAAYIASKHAVIGLAKSATLEYAGKGIRVNCVAPGWIDTNMTNTARAKVIYDWGTKPDRTPMGRGGIPEEIADVIVFLCSEEASFVTGATWNIDGGYMCF